ACGCCCGCGGTGCGCGGCTTGGCCTGCACCTTGACGGTCACCGGCTTGCCGAGCGGAAGCGAGACGGTGCTCGAACCGGTCAGGGAGAAGGTGCCGTCGTTGTTCTTCCACGACAGCTTGTGCTTCACGGCCTTGTCCGGGCCCGTGGTGCGGGTGACGGTGACGTCGTACGACTTCTTCTGGCCGGCCTTCAGGCCGCCCTCACGGTCGTACAGGCCGGTGCCGAAGCCCGGGTCCTTGAGCGCGAAGTCGATCGCGGTGTCGACCGGGGCCTTGACCGAGTACTCGTGCGCCGGGGCGCCCTGCTTCTCGATCTGCTTCCAGGCGCCGACGATGTCGATCAGACCGGCACCCTGGGCGTGCGCGGGCACACCGTCGATGTGGGTGGCGGTGCTGGTCAGCGCGGTCCGCAGGTCGGCCGGGGGCAGCTCGATGTGCTTCTGCTTCGCGGCGGACAGCAGCAGCGCCGTGGCGCCGGCGGCCTGCGGCGAGGACATCGAGGTGCCCTGCAGCATGGAGTAGCCGGCGGGGAGGGAGTAGCCCGCCTCCTTGACCGGACCGCCGGGGTACCAGGTCTGCGTGGTGTTGATCGACGCGCCCGGTGCCGTCAGGGTCGGCGTGAAGCCGCCGTCCTCACGCGGACCGCGCGAGGAGAAGGGCAGCATGTCGTACTTCTTGGTGACGTTCGAGCCGTAGTTGGCGGCCCAGGTCTCCTTGGAGATCGACGCGCCCACCGAGATGACGTGGTCGGCGAGGCCGGGGTCACCGATGGTGTTCAGGCCCGGGCCCTCGTTGCCGGCCGAGATGACCAGCTGGACGCCGTAGATGTCGATGAGGCGCTTGTAGAGCTCGGCGCGCGCGTTGTTGCCGTCGTTGAGCGGCGGCAGGCCGCCGATCGACATGTTGACGACGTCGACGCCGCGGTTGACGACGAGGTCGATCATGCCCTCGGTCAGCGCGATGTTGGTGCAGCCACCGGACCAGGTGCAGGCGCGCGAGGAGACGACCTTGGCGCCGGGCGCCGCGCCGTTCATCTTGCCGCCGAACAGGCCGTTGGCCGCGGTGATGCCCGCGACGTGGGTGCCGTGCTCGCTCTCGATGACGCCGATGTTCACGTAGTCGGCCTTCGCGCCGGCCGCGTTGTAGACGACGTCCTTGCGGGTCTCCACGACGAACGGGATGCGCTCGACGATCTGCGTCGCCGGGTTGTCCGTGCCGAAGTAGCCGACCTGGTGCTTCTCCTTGTACGGCTTCAGCGCGGTGTCGTTGCGGAAGTCGGCGTCGTTGTCCAGGTCGACGCGGACGGTGCCGGCGACCGGGTCGTAGAGCACGGCCCAGACATCGGTGGTGTCGCCGTCCCGGTTGAGGTCACCGGCCATGTCGCCGCCGCGGGTCGCGGCCTCGGAGAACAGCTGGATCTTGTAGGACCCCTCCGGCGCGGAGTAGGTGCGGCCGCCGATGGTGAACGTCGGGCCGGACACGGAGGCCGTCATGCGCAGCCAGGTGCCGTCGCCGTCGTTGACCGGGTCGGTCGCGGTCACCCAGTCGACGATCTTGCGCTCGCCGGTGGTGGTCTTCTGCAGCGCGGGGTGGCCGAGGTCGACACCGGAGTCCAGGACGCCGATGGTGATCCCGCGGCCGTCGGCCTTCGGGTGCTGCTTCACGAAGTCGACCGCGCCCGTCTCGAAGGACGGGTTGTACGGGTTCTTCGCGGGGGTGTTCTTGTCCGGCGCCGCGTAACTTCCCGTGGCCTTCGGCTGCTTCGCCCCGGCGACCCGGTCGCCCGCGGGCGTCGGGTCGTCCAGCTTGATCTCCTGCTTGAGATCGATGCCCTGGACGGAGGAGAGCTTCTGCGTCGCCTTGATGGTGGCCTCGGCGGTCGCGGTCGGCACGGTCGCCCGGACGTAGCCGAGCTTGTCGTACGTCTGCCCCACCACGGACCCCTTGACGGAGTCCAGCTGTTCGGCGACCTTCTCGGTCGCGCCGGGGGTGGTGGCGACCATCATCGTGATGTTCTTCTCGCCCTTGGCCTCGGCCTTCGCCAGCACTGCGGCGTCGGCCTCGCCCAGCTTGTCGCCCTTCGCGCTCGTGGCGGCGGGCTTCACCGGGGAGGCGGCCGGGTCGTCGGCGGCGAGGACGGGGGACGCGCCGGAGGCGGCCAGTGCGGCCGCCAGACCGGCCGCGGCGGCTATACGCGCCGCGCGTCTCGCCCCGGGTATGGAGCTGGGGGATTCCTTGGTCATCAGCATCCCTGTTGTGTGAACGAAAGAGAGAGTCCGGAATTCGGTACCCGATGACCGCTCAGCCTTTCGTAAAAGACAGGGTTTTGTGGAGAGTTGACGGTGATCGAAAAGGGACATGGCGTAGATCCGCCACCGGTGCCATTACGCCACTCAGCGTGGCAGGACCACCACGTACGCGGCCGGTTCGCGGTCCTCGGCCGCCATCATGGCCGTACGCAGCACCACCGACTGCTGTGCCGCAGATTCGCGCAGCTGCTTCGGTGTCACCCGCACCACCGTCACCCCGAGCCGCTCCAGGTGCTCCCGCTCCGCGGCGAAGGAGACGCGCTCCTCGCGGGGTGAGCGGGCGCCGATCTCGAGCGCGACCGCCTGTTCCGGCCAGTACGCGTCCACCCCGCCCAGGAATCCGCCGCCGGGCAGGGACAGTTCCACGTTCCACAGCGGCTGGGGGAGACCGTGGGCGCGCACCATCCCGTACAGCCGGTCCTCCGCCGCGGCCCGCCCCTCGATCAGCAGCGCCTCGACGGCGTCCACCACGTGCGCGCGGCCCAGCAGCTTCGCGTCGCCCAGTTCCCTCACGACGGAACCGGGTTCGCAGTGTCCGCCGCGCACCGCCTCCGTCAGGATCCGGCGCACCGTCGGGGCGTCCGTGAGCGAGGCCACCGCGTCGGCCAGGGCCCGCTCCACCGGGGCCAGCGGCACCCCTCGCCGGCGCTGCGGCCGGGGCAGGGCGGCGGCCCGGGTCACCTGGACGAACCGGGTGGAGCGCAGCCGCCTGGTACGCGGCACCAGTACGTCGATCCGGTGCAGGGCGATCATGGGGGGCGCGGAGGTGAAGCCGTACAGGGCCAGTGCCGCCAGGCCCGTGACCATCGACTCGCCGTAACCGGGGCCGTGCTGGGCGGGCACGGTCCGCAGGGTGCCGGCCGGGGGCCGCCCGGCGTAGAGCAGGGCGCCGCGGACCCGGTCGTCGTTCGTGGGCGCTCCACGGTGCAGGAGGTACACGCTGGGGAGCAGCTGCTGCCACGGACCGCCGGGCAGACACTGCGCGGCGGTGTGCGCGGCGGTCACACCGCGGGCGCGCAGCTGTGCGGCGGACTGCACGCGGCGGGCCGCTTCGTGGACGGGGCGTGGGGGGAGCGGGGCGTTCTGGGTCATGCCGGGGAGATTCCCGCAGCCCCGCCGCCCGATAACCCGTGTTACAAGCCCGTCGACATTCCAGGACAACACCGTCCTAAAGCACGGAAGTTCGAATGTCGAAAAGGGCGGTCGCGGCGGGAATTGCGCGGCGCGCGCCCCGCACGTCTGTGCGGGGCGCGCGCCGGATCCTCACGCCGCCGCGTCGCGCCCCTGTCCTCGCAGCGCCCGCGCCAGATCGTCCCGGGCCTCCAGGACCAGCCGCCGCAGCGCCGGTGCCGCGTCCGGGTGCGAGGTCAGCCACGCGTCCGTCGCGGACAGGGTCGCGGGGTCGTCCTGCAACCCGGGGAACAGGCCCCTGACCACGTCCATCCCGATCTGGATGGACCGCTCCGCCCACACCCGCTCGATCGCCTCGAAGTACGAGGCCGTGTAGGGCGCCAGCAGCTCCCGCTGCGACGGCTGCCCGAAGCCGGCGATCGTCGCCCCGACGAGTGCGTTGGACAGCTTGTCGGACTCCACCACCGCCGCCCACGCCTGGGCCTTGACCGCCGCCGAGGGGCGGGACGCCAGGCACCGCACGTGGTGCCGCTTGCCCGACGCCGTGTCGTCCCGGGCGAGTTCGGCGTCCAGGGCGGCCTCGTCGGCCCTGCCGTGAGAGGCCAGCGGAGACAGGAAGGCCCACCGGAGCTCCTGGTCGACGTCCAGGCCCTCGATCACCGCGGAGCCGTCGAGCAGCCCGCCCAGCAGCTGGAAGTCCGCGTCCGACGTCGCGACGGCGGCGAAGAACCGGGCCCACGTCAGCTGGTGCTGGCTGCCGGGCTCGGCCCGCCGCAGCTCCGCAAGCGCGCCCTCGGCCAGCGCCCGGCCGCCCTCCTCGCGCCAGGCCGGCGCGGCGTAGTGCACCAGTGCCGACTGCGCCCACGCGTGCAGCATCTGCAGGACACCGATGTCCGACTCGCGGCCGGCGAAGGACAGCACCAGGGACACGAAGTCCCGGGCGGGCAGCAGCGCGTCCCGCGTCAGGTTCCACAGGGCGGACCAGCACAGGGCCCGTGCCAGCGGGTCGGTGATGTCACCGAGGTGCTCGCGGAGGGTGGCCAGGGACCCCTCGTCGAAGCGGACCTTGCAGAACGTGAGGTCGTCGTCGTTGACCAGCACCAGGTCCGGCCTCTCGGACCCCGCCAGCTCCGTGACCACGGTCCGCTCCCCGGCGACATCGGTCTCGGTCCGCGCGAACCGCACCAGCTCGCCCTCCGGGGAGAGCCGGTACAGGCCCACCGCGACCCGGTGGGGGCGCAGCTCCGGGTGTGAGGCCGCGGCCTCCTGGGTCACGGCGAGCTCCGCGATCCGCCCCTGGCCGTCGTACGTCACGACCGGCGTCAGGACGTTGACCCCCGCCGTCTGCAGCCATGCGCGCGACCAGGCCGTCATGTCGCGGCCCGACGTCTCGGCCAGCACGGAGAGGAGGTCGCCCAGCTGAGTGTTGCCGTACGCGTGCCGCTTGAAGTAGCGGCGCGCGCCCTCCAGGAACGCGTCCCGGCCCACGTACGCCACGAGCTGCTTGAGCACCGAGGCGCCCTTCGCGTACGTGATGCCGTCGAAGTTCAGCTTGGCGTCCTCCAGGTCACGGATGTCGGCCGTGATCGGGTGCGTGGACGGCAGCTGGTCGGCCCGGTAGGCCCACGCCTTGCGGTTGTTGGCGAAGGTGATCCAGCCGTTGGTGAAGCGGGTGGCCTCCACCATCGAGAACGTCCCCATGAAGTCGGCGAAGGACTCCTTCAGCCACAGGTCGTCCCACCACTGCATGGTGACCAGGTCGCCGAACCACATGTGCGCCATCTCGTGCAGGATCACGTTGGCGCGGCGCTCGTAGGACGCCGAGGTGACCTTGCCGCGGTAGATGTACTCCTCGCGGAAGGTGACGAGGCCCGGGTTCTCCATCGCCCCGAGGTTGTACTCCGGCACGAACGCCTGGTCGTACTTCCCGAAGGGGTACGGGTAGTCGAAGTGGTCGTGGAAGAAGTCCAGGCCCTGCTTGGTGACGAGGAAGACGTCGTCCGCGTCGAAGTGGCGCGCGAGCCCCTTGCGGCACATCGCGCCGAGGGGGATCTCCAGCTTCTCGCCGTCGTCGGACGTACGGGTGTAGAGGTCGCTCACGTAGTGGTACGGACCCGCGACGACCACGGTGATGTACGTCGAGATGGGCAGGGTCTCCGCGAACCGGTGGACCTCGCCGTCCTGCGGCTCCTCCGCGCCGTTGCTCCACACCCGCCAGCCCTCCGGCGCCGTCACCTCGAAGCGGTAGGGCGCCTTGAGGTCGGGCTGCTCGAAGTTGGCGAAGACACGCCGCGCGTCGGCCGGCTCGTACTGCGTGTAGAGGTAGACCTCGCCGTCCTCCGGGTCGACGAAGCGGTGCATGCCCTCGCCGGTCCGGCTGTAGGCGCACCGCGCGTCGACCACCAGGACGTTCTCACCTTCCGCGAGTCCGTCCAGCGTGATCCGGGTGCCGTCGAAGACGGTCCCGGGGTCCAGGTCCCTGCCGTTCAGCGTCACCGCGTCCACCGACGGCGCGAGCAGATCGGCGAAGGTCGAGGCCCCGGCGCGGGCGGCGCGGAAGCGGATCGTGGTCTGCGAGCGGAAGGTGCGCGGACCGGCCTCGTCGCCCCCGTCGGGCTCGCCGACGGCGGAGCGGAGGTCGAGGGCGACCTCGTAACCGTCGACGGTCAGCAGCTCGGCCCTCTCGCGGGCCTCGTCGCGGGACAGGTTCTCACCGGGCACGGAGCACTCCTTCGTGTCTCATGTGTCTCATTCGAAGACCTTTGATCCTCCCATGCGGCCGTCGGAGCCGGTGCACGGGAATGGCGGGAGGGCCCTGTGGTGTTCGGGCAGGCAGGTGCCAGACCGACCTCATGAGGAGAGACATGCCCGAGAACAGCACGGCCGGCGGCAAGGTTCCGGCCGACTTCTGGTTCGATCCGCTCTGTCCCTGGGCCTGGATGACCTCCCGCTGGATGCTGGAGGTGGAGAAGGTCCGTGACGTGGAGGTGCGCTGGCACGTCATGAGCCTCGCCGTCCTCAACGAGCCCAGGCTCGACGAGCTGCCCGAGGAGTACCAGGACATGATGCGCACCCAGGCCTGGGCGCCCGTCCGGGTCGTCGTCGCAGCCCAGCAGAAGCACGGCGACGACATCGTCGGCCCGCTGTACACGGCCCTCGGCACCCGCATCCACAACAACGGCGAGGGCCCTACGCGCGAGGCGATCGCGGGCGCGCTGGCCGACGTCGGCCTCCCGGCCGAGCTCCTGGAGTACGCCGACTCCGACGCGTACGACAAGGAGCTGCGCGCCTCTCACAAGGAGGGCATCGACAAGGTCGGCCAGGACGTCGGCACCCCGGTCATCGCCGTGCCCGGCGCCGACGGCGAGCAGATCGCCTTCTTCGGCCCGGTCGTCACCCCCGCCCCGAAGGGCGAGGAGGCCGCGAAGCTCTGGGACGGCACGCTGCTGGTGGCGTCGATCCCCGGCTTCTACGAGATCAAGCGGACCCGTACGCAGGGCCCCGTCTTCGACTGACCCGGTCCGGGCGGTGCGGGCTCCCGGGACCTGGGCGCCCGCACCGCCCGGCGGCCCCCGGGGTCAGCGGGCCCGGCGGATACGGACAGGACCGCGGGCCTTCGCCGGCTCGACGGGCCGGCCGCCCTGGGTGATCTCCACCTCGCCCGCCTCGACGAGCCGCCCGGCCGCCCGGCGGACAGGCTCCATGAGCGCACGCCAGCCGTCGCCGTCCCCCTCGTACACCGCACGCGCGGCATCGGAGGGGCAGATCGTCGCGCCCGGCCCGCGATGTTCCAGCAGTTCCAGGATGGCCCGTTCCAGGCCCCGGTCCGTCTGCCGCCCGTCGTCCGTCACCCCGTCAGTCTCGCAGCGGGCCCGGCAGGACGCGGGGACGCCGCCCGCGGTGTTCCGGTCGTGTGTCGCGGGGCCCGCGGGTATTGCCGACCGTGCGGACCGTCGTTCATGATCTGCGCATGCCGGCTGCGGGTGCGGACCATCACGTGGCCCCGCCCCTGCCGCGCACCGTGCGGATCGGGTACGGGCTCGGCTCGCTGTGCACCGGCACCTTCGCGACCGTGCCGGGCCTGATCCTGCTCTACTACCTCACCGATGTGCTCGCCGTCCCCGCCGCCGTCGCGGGTGCCGCCGTCTTCCTCCCGAAGGCCTGGGACGTCCTGGTCAACCCGCTGGTCGGTGCGCTCTCCGACCGCAGCCGGCTGCGCGGCGGCCCGCGCCGGCCGTTCCTGCTGATCGGCGCCTGCACCCTGCCGCCGCTCTTCGCGCTGATCTTCGCCGCGCCGCCGCTCCGGGGCGCACCGGCCGCCGGCTACGTCGCCGCGCTGTTCCTGCTCGCCGCCACCGCGTACGCCGTCTTCCAGGTGCCGTACGTGACGATGCCCGCCGAGATGACCGAGGACCCGCACGAACGCGGACGCGTCCTCGGCTGGCGCGTGGGGTTCCTCGGCGTGGCGATCCTGCTGTCCGGCGCGCTCGCCCCGGCGATCGCGCACGCCGACGGCGACACCCCGGGGAGCTACCGGCTGATGGGCGCGGCCGTGGCCGTCCTCCTGGCGGTCGGGATGTTCGGTGCCTGGTCCGCCACCCGCCGGGCCCCGGCCGTCGCCCGCAGCGAGGCCGAACCCTCGCTCCGGGCGCAGTTCGCCGCCGCCCGGTCCAGCAGGCCGTTCCTGTACCTGGCCGGCATGTGGACCCTTCAGGCCCTCGCCATCGGCGTGATGCTCGCAGGTGTCCAGTACTTCGCGACGTACACCCTCGGCTCGGCGGGCGCCGTCACCCCCCTGTTCGCCTGCCTCATCGGCCCGCTGGTCCTCTTCATGCCCCTGTGGAACCGCCTGGCCCGACGCAAGGGCGTGACGTACGCCCAGTGGTGCGCGTCGCTCCTCTACACCGCCGGCGCCGTGCTCCTCGCCTTCACCGGGTCCGTGGGGCCTGCCGTCGGCTACGCGGCGGTCGTCCTCGTCGGGATCGCCTACGCCGGGCTGCAGCTGCTGCCCCTGACGATGCTCGCGGACACCCTGGCCGCCGACGCCGCCGCCACCGGCAGGCGCAGGGCGGCCACCTTCACCGGGCTGTGGACCGCAGCCGAGACCCTCGCCTTCGCCCTGGGCGCCGGGGTGTTCGCCCTCGTCCTCGCCGTGACCGGCTTCCGGTCCTCCGACGCGGCGCACCAGGTGGAACAGCCTGCCGCGGCCCTGACCGGCATCAGCGTCGGAATGAGCGTGCTGCCCGCCCTGCTGGCCGCGGCGAGCCTCCTCCTGCTGAGCCGCTACCGCGTGACCCCGGCCGTGCGCCGGCCCCTCCAGGAAGAGCCCGCCCGTGCCGACTGAACCCGCCCTGCCCGAGGGCCGCCCCGCCGCCGACGTGCTCGCCGAACTGCGCTCCCTGCGCGAGGCGGACGCGCCCACCCGTGGGGGCCGCACCTTCGCCTACGTCTACGACGCGGGGCTGGACGGCCTCGACGAACTGGCCGCCGAGGCGTACACCACGTTCGCCACGGTCAACGGGCTCGACCCCACGGTCTTCCCGAGCGTGGCCCGGCTGGAGAACGACGTGGTCGGTGCGGTCGCCGCGCTGCTCGGGGCCCCCGGCGCCCAGGGGACGTTCACCAGCGGCGGCACGGAGAGCATCCTGCTCGCCGTCAAGACCGCGCGCGACCACGCCCGGTCGGAGCGCGGGATCAGCGCACCCCAGCTGGTGCTGCCGTCCACCGCCCACGCCGCCTTCCACAAGGCCGCCGCCTACCTGGGCCTCGAGCCGGTCGTCGTACCCGTCGACCCCGTCACGTTCCGCGCCGACACGGCCGCCATGGCCGCCGCGCTGACCGACCGCACCGCGCTGGTGGTCGCCTCCGCCCCCTCCTACGCCCACGGGGTGATCGACCCCGTCGCCGGGATCGCGGCGGCCGCCTCCGCACGCGGGGTGCTCTGCCATGTGGACGCCTGCATCGGAGGGTGGATCCTGCCGTACCTCCGGCGCTCCGGACGCGCGGTGGAACCCTTCGACCTGTCCGTCCCCGGTGTCACCTCCCTCTCCGTGGACCTGCACAAGTACGGCTACGCGGACAAGGGCGCCTCCGTGGTCCTCCACCGCGACGCCGCACTCCGCCGCCACCAGTACTTCGCCCACGCCGGCTGGCCCGGCTACCCCGTCGTCAACCCGACCGTGCAGGGCACCAAGTCCGGCGGTCTGCTGGCCCAGGCGTGGGCGGTCCTGCGGCACGTGGGCGAGGAGGGCTACACCGCTCTCGCGGCCCGGGTCGGGGAGGCCTCGGACCGGCTGCTCGCGGGGCTGCGAGCCGTGGACGGCGTACGGGTCCTGGGCGATCCCGCCGCCGGGCTCGTCGCCTTCACCGTCGAGGGGGAGGACGGCGTGACCCCGGACCTCAGCCTGCTCCTGCACCTCGCCGACGAGATGCGCGAGCTGGGCTGGTACCTCCAGCCGCAGCTCTCCTTCGACGGGCTGCCGCCCAACCTCCACCTCACGCTCACCCCCGCCACCGTCGGCCAGGTCGGCTCCCTGCTCGCCGACCTCGACGTCGCGCTGGCGAAGGCCCGCGCCCTGGAACCGGTGGTGGTGGACCCGGACCTGGCCTCGTTCGCCGCCGGGCTGGACCCCGACACGCTCGGGCCCGACGAGGTGGCGGGCGTCCTCGCGTTCGCCGGGCTCGGCGACGGCGCCGGGCTCCCGGACCGGGCGGCGCCCGTACTCGTCCTGCTGGACGCGCTGCCGGGTCCGCTCAAGGAGAGGCTGCTCGCCGAGTTCATCGGCTCCGTCTTCCGGATCTGAGTCCCGGCCCCACCCATGGGAGAACCCCCGCGAGTCATGTCCTCGCGGGGGTTCTCCGTCCATCCGCCTGCCGGGTGAAGGTTGAGAAGACGATCACGAGGCAGGACGCCTCAGGCCGGTCAGGGGGCCAGCAGCAGTACGTCCGCGCGCTCCTTGGCGGCGGCGTAACGCCTGGCCACGTCCTGCCAGTTGACGACGCGCCACATCGCCTCGACGAAGTCCACCTTCTGGTTCTTGTACTGAAGGTAGAAGGCGTGCTCCCAGGCGTCGAAGACCAGGATCGGGACCGAGCCCTGGCCGACGTTGCCCTGGTGGTCGTAGACCTGCTCGACGATCAGCCGGCCGCTGACCGGCTCGTAGGCGAGGACGCCCCAGCCGGAGCCCTGCGTGGTCGCGGCGGCCTTCGTCAGCTGCGACTTGAAGCCGGCGTACGAGCCGAAGGACTCGGCGATCGCGTCCGCCAGGTCGCCCACGCCGTCCGCCGCGAGGGGCTCGCCGCCGCCGTCACCGGTCATGTTGTGCCAGTAGATCGAGTGAAGGATGTGGCCCGAGAGGTGGAACGCGAGGTTCTTCTGCAGGCCGTTGATCGCGCCCCAGGCCCCCTTGTCGCGGGCCTCCTCCAGCTGCTCCAGGGTGTCGTTCGCACCCTTGACGTACGCCGCGTGGTGCTTGTCGTGGTGGAGCTCGACGATCTGCGGGTTGATGACCGGTTCGAGCGCCGCGTAGTCGTACGGGAGTTCCGGAAGCGTGTACGTGGCCATGGGTCGAACCCTCCAGCTGCTGCCTGGTTGTTATTGCAAGTCTTTCGCAATTGCAGGCTAGCAGGAGGAAGCGGCGGAAGTGATCAGCTCTTGGTCCCTCAGCGCGGAGAAGTGGCTCCCTGGGCCGATGTGACCGGTCCCCGGTCGCGATGACGTACTGGCAGTCGCCCCTGCGGTCTGCGCCGCCAGCGGTGCGCTCGCGGTGGCGATCTGCGCGCCGACCGCGACAGAGACGCCGGTGCGGAGGGAGACTCCCGCGACGGCCGACGCTCAGGAACGGCAGGTCGCCTTCATCTGCGCCGCCGCGTGGTGCGCCTTACCCCAGCCATCGGACCAGTCGTCACCCCGGTCCAGGAGCTTCACGCCGATGGTGGAGCCCTTGACCGGAAACGTGCCGACGCCGATCCACTGACCGCGCAGACCTGCCTGGTTGACGGTGAAACTGCTGTACTTCGTCGTCCGGTCGTTGGCATCGACCAGCACGTGATACGTGGAGGGGTGCCCTCCCACGTACAGGGTCGTGTTGCTGTGCGGGATGAACACGGAGATCTGGCAGGTGCGCGCTTCGGTGCCCGGCCTCCACCACCACATCACCCTGCTCTCCCCGTCCGTGGACGTGGAACCGGACATGGGGACCGCAGCGTAACTGCCGTTGCACCCGTCACCCGTCCAGGCTCCGGTCGTGCGGGTGTACCAGCCCGCTGTGCCGTCGCTGAAGTAATTGACCTGCTTGTAGCCGCCACCGGACGGGGTGGGACAACCGTGTCCGACGACCCCCGTGTAGACGAGGGCAGAGGCTGCCGGCGCCTTCGGCGGCGGGGACGAGGTGCCGGAATTCCGGGATGGAGCCGACTTGTCCGCAGTGGAGGCGGGGGCGGTAGTCGTCCCCGCCTCGCCGGCCCCGCCCTTCGCCTCGTTCTCCGGCGTGTCCCCTCCCGCGGTGAGGCCAACCTCGTCCGGGCCCCGTCCGGATGCCTCCGCCCCGCTGCCCGGCGCCGTGGCCCCACCGGCCTTGGGCCCCCCACCCTGCCGGGCGTCAGGTGAGGCCGCCGAGAAGGTTCCGGGCGCGTCTGTGCCGCCACCGCCGAGCACCGTGCCGGGTGCCTCGCTCGCACCGGGCCGACTGTCGTCGCCGACGGCGATCAGGAAGGGGACACTGACGAGCAGGACACCGGCGATTGCTGCGGCGGCCAGCAGTGCCTTACCGGGGCGCCCCACCTCCTTGGAAGCAACTGGGCCGCTGTCCGAGGCTGTTGCTGCGGGGCCGGATGCCGCGCCGTTCCTCCCGGCGCCGACGGCCACCGTGGCCTGACGCTCCGCGTCGGTGGATATCAGAGATGTTCCGCTCGACGCGGTCCCGGCTGAAACGTCAGCACCTCCGGCGCCCCCGGCTCCTTCGGACCGCGCTGATTCCCCTGGGTCCGCAGGCTTCCCGGCTTTCGCGGTACTCCCGGCATCCACCGCATCCGCCCCGAGCCCCTTCGACTGCCCCGGCTTGCCGGACCTGCCGACTCCTGCAGCCGCGGTCTCGGCTCCGATGGCCTCACCCCTCGGTTCCGTAGCGGAGGCGGGTACAGATCCAGCCGCAGGATCGCGCTCGCCCGGCTCCAGGGAAGGAGCCTGTTCCGTCCTGGCGGCGCCACGGTCCTGCGCGGCCGGGTATTCCCGCTCGTCCGCCGCCTCTTCGTTCTGGGGCATGGTGATGGACTCCTCTGCATGAGAACTGACGGCGACGGCATCGTGCGGTTACCACAGGCACGCAGCGCGGTCCGCGGCAGTCTCCGCCCACTGGGATCTCACGGCAGGCGGGGCCGAAACAGCGAGCCGATCCTCGGCCGCCGTCCTGACCAACAGCCCACGCGGGCACGGTGGATGATGCCCACGAGGCCTGCGGCCGACGGACATGAGGCAAACCGTATCGTGCGCTTGTTCGAGGGTGATCGCTCAGGCCGGTCGGCGGTCGCGCCCGCGCCCGCCGCCGTGCGTAGGCTGGCCCCGCACCGGCGGGCGGAGGACGGCGTGGGGGTACGGATGGGCGGCACGGCGACAGCGGCCACGGCACTGGTGATCCGGAACGGACCCGGGGACGGCCCGGGCCGCTGGAAGGGCTGGCTGGAGGAACGCGGCGTCGCGGTCCGCGTGGTCCCGGCCCATGAGGGCGCGCCGCTCCCCGGCCGGCTGGAACACCAGGCGCTCGTCGTCCTCGGCGGCTGCTACCTGCCCGACGACGACGCCCGCGCGCCGTGGCTGCCCGCGACCCGCACGCTCGTGCGCCAGGCCCTCGCCGGGCGGACCCCGTTCTTCGGTATCTGCCTCGGTGGCCAGATGCTCGCCCAGGTGGCCGGCGGCGAGGTGCGCGGGGAGTACGGAACGCCCGAGTTCGGCAGCACCCGGCTCGGCCTGCGCCCCGAGGCCGGCGACGACCCGCTGTTCCAGGGGCTGCCCGCGCACCCCCGGGCCATCGAGAACCACGTGGACGCCGTCACCGCGCTGCCTCCCGGCGCACACTGGCTGGCGCACAGTGACGACTGCCCCTACCAGGCCTTCCGGGTCGGTCCCTCGGCGTGGGGCACGCAGTTCCATCCGGAGGCGACGGCAGCGGGTGTCCTCCGGTGGGACCCCGTCCGGCTCTCCCGGCACGGCGCCCCCGCCCCGGAGGTGCTGCACGCCCGAGCCCTGCGCGACGAGCCGGCCACCACCGCCGTCTGGCGCACCGTGGCCCACCGCTTCGCCGACGTGGTGACCTCGGCCGCCGTGGGAGCGGGGCGGAGCCGATGACGTACGTACGGGAGGGGCGGCCCGAGGAGACCGCCGCGCTGACCGGACTGGCCCTGCGGTCCAAGGCGCACTGGGGGTACGACGAGGCGTTCATGGCCGCCTGCCGCGACGAACTGAC
The DNA window shown above is from Streptomyces sp. Alt3 and carries:
- a CDS encoding type 1 glutamine amidotransferase, with protein sequence MGGTATAATALVIRNGPGDGPGRWKGWLEERGVAVRVVPAHEGAPLPGRLEHQALVVLGGCYLPDDDARAPWLPATRTLVRQALAGRTPFFGICLGGQMLAQVAGGEVRGEYGTPEFGSTRLGLRPEAGDDPLFQGLPAHPRAIENHVDAVTALPPGAHWLAHSDDCPYQAFRVGPSAWGTQFHPEATAAGVLRWDPVRLSRHGAPAPEVLHARALRDEPATTAVWRTVAHRFADVVTSAAVGAGRSR